The DNA region TTGTCTTTGGTCCTTATCTTTTCAATCTCCATAGTCTTCCTAGGAAACTCctgaaaaaactttatttagaaaaatagaTAAGAAATTGGCTACAGGCGGTTCACAGAACGCATTCCAAACATTGGAGAGAACGGCACGAAAAAGTGATGACACGAAATTCAgtgcattttgaaaaatgagaaCGAACGCAGAACCATTGAATTGCCCTCACTGACAACTTCCTTAAAGGCACCGGCCAccccaggttgtggccactgtCGAAATGCATATggccatgtccagtatcaataACCATGAaattggtacccatattgcccaaactcGTTGCTAAGTGTCCCTCTATCATACGTTGCAGATCACTTCCCAAACACGGACGAGAACTTCAAGTGCCTAAACGTGCAACACGTTAACGCGACATAGTAAATTAGCGATCTACATCGCATGTAGAGGTTTTTAAGACATAGTTCACTTTTTCTCAGCAATTCGTATTGTGTTCAAATTACGATGAATCATATAATAATTTCACCCTCCTCGGGTTCACCTTCCTGCAATGCCGGTTCACCATAATACACGGTGTTTCCCTCGTCAAAGACTTCAACCTGTACATTTGATGGCAGTGACTGCGGCGGGCCTATGTGCACCCAAACCATTCTTTGTCCTTGGACTTTAGCTGGTGCCGGGAAACTCGGGCAGCGTAACGCGGAGCCTCTCTTCCCATCACGTCTACCCCGGCCATCGCGCCCGTACTGGTTCACCGTGATGTTAAACAGGTGACTCATGTCCGCTGCATCCCGTGTGGCAGCACTGACGTAACGCGCTGCTTCAGCTGCCACCGCCTTCATCGAGTTAGACCTATGTTGGGGAACAAAGTGGACTTCATATCCGTAGGAATCGACGGTTTTCCGCGTGGTTTGAAAAAATTTCGCTGCGCGATCAAAATTCGCGTGTGTTCCACTTATGCACTGTTAGAAAGTGGGGGAGTTAAACATATCATTATTCATTAGGGCTggtttttaatacaaaattatttgCCAGTCGAACGGCTTTGATGAAAACCCttgtaaatttaaactttaagagGTTGTTTCCCAGCAACCAGCAGTCATATCAATAAcagtaaaaaatgcattttgtaatttagtaTGAATCATTTGGACACATTAGGGATATAACAATTTCATGTTTTCATTATCCGAATTTCCATAAATACCTTCGTattatcgaaactttggatactgGACTGTGTCAAATAAACTTGGGCTATCACTGATTAAAATCCGCCACTCACCTTCGAAATAATCGGCACAAAGATCGACTCGTACGACTCGTCGTCCATTCCGTCGCGCAGCGGAATGTTCACCGCGTAGTACTTTCCCCTGCCGGCACCAATATCGCGCAGATCTCCCGTTCCCGGGAAGTACTCGCCGTACTTGTGGAAGCTCACGGTCATGACGCGGTCCGTCGTGTAGAACGCCTCCTCCACCCCGTCGCCGTGGTGCACGTCGATATCGATGTACAGCACGCGCTGGTGATACTTGAGCAGTTCCAGGATGCCCAGCACGATGTCGTTCACGTAGCAGAAGCCGGAGGCTTCGGACTTTTTGGCGTGATGCAGCCCTCCGCCCCAGTTGATGCAGATCTCGGACGCTTGCTTGTTCAGCTTGACGGCGGCCGCCACGGAACCCCCGGCGGACAGCTGGCAGAACTCGTACAACCCGTCAAACACCGGACAATCCTCGCCGACGTTGACTAGAAGGGGAGAGAAGGATTTTAATTTAGGTATTCAATGGAAGAAGTCATTTTTAAGGAACTCACATCGCTGCATCTGTTTGTTATACTCGGACATGTTGTCTGGGCGGATTGACCGCAGGAACCGGATGTAGTCGTCGGAGTGGAATTTGGTCATTTCATCGGCAGTTGCCTTGTGTGGTCTCTGTTATAAGTAAAGCAAATAAATTTCAATGCTCCAACCCTTTGTTAATTCCTCTTACATATATCTCCATCTTCCGGTACAGCCCATAGTTGAGCAGCAGGTTGTGCGTCATACGTATCCGGTGCGGCTTCATCGGATGTCCCTGGCCATAGTAATAGTTGCCGATGTCGcctgaagaaaaagaaaacaaaatccaTAAAATAATGCTTCATCTGCGCGCCATTCATCCGCGTGCGCGGCTTAATCAATGAACGAGGCGCTTAAGCGCGTAGAAGAAAGAGCGGTGAATCGAATAAAGCGGGTTCCAGCACAAATTGGAACTTTTACGGGCACTGTTGTCTAGCGGCAACTGCACTGGGCCACCCGTACGCTGGTGGTGTTCGTGCGGCCGCGAGCAAGTACGGTACACGGACAGTGGTGCCAGATTTAGGGTGGAAAAAAAAGTATGCGGAGACAAAAAAAACCAGAGTTTTTATTAATAGgttttataaacatatgaaacacaatggCTAACaggatcttttttcaaaaaaaaccctgatagtgaaatttttgaaatgtcagatctagggttttttccagtgttggaattcgagcgagaagaaggaaagcatttctcgctcgcgaacgagggagagaacttgtagtacttttctcttctcgctcgcgctcgcattttcgttcgcgttctcgctctcaacgcgagcgctcgcgagcgcctctgGCTATccgttcgtcccaagctagcaatttgtttatcaggcttatgaatacggaccaggcgatggtataaaggtgtaacttcaatcgctgtgttgttttttgttcgttcaacttctcgcgaacgggcaattctggctcgcgagaaagcccgttcgcgagcggaggagagcacgggcaatcggtgagtttctctcggcagctcgagactcgcggcgagaactcgagagagagaaatttttctcgcgagagcgcgataataccaacactggttttttctcaaaatttattttctctaaaagagcgctcagctagcaaaatctaaacgtagaaatatgtaccctccctgcaaaggcttatgaattgatctcagttgaaaggtttttcaaatctctgaattgcaaatgtaacattctTGAACAGAACtactaaattctaataaaaacccTTGGTTCAATTATCTAGGTAAAAGTAAGTAAttatgccaattttgagccaaatcggttaagggttaAGGGTCACTTTTGATTGTAGAGGTTTGTAcggtaaaatttgcaaaaaaaatatgaggaAAAGTAAAAATGTCTTAAATTTGCTAAAAGGGGCGTTAAATGTGTCGGTTCATTGTCAAGTGTaagacaaacaactttgtcaaagactgCAAAACGCTCTGAGCTAACCTTGctaagttattagcgatttaaagatGTTGTTGTATTATAAaaagattttcatcaatttcgagccaccacaaaatttcctgtTCCGGGTTTTTCGGAGGTGATTATGATGCCCTTTTCTGCGATTTTGACAGGAAATAGTGgtgcaaaatttaaaacagtACATTTGTTTCTCAAAAGAATCCAAGTTAATTTAACTTTTACTtaactatttcaaaaaaaatcttattcgaAACTTATCACATCCATCAACTATCATTTTAACACCTTACTCTTTAAATTTGGGTTTGCTGAAAAATTAGAATTCATTAAAACTTGAAAAGATTTCTGTTACTACTGGATCTTAAATCATGCATCCAGTAAACCAGGCCTGTCCATCCTTTTTGGgctcaattttcacttttttgttcGTCAAAACCACAGCACTGATTCCGTCGaataaaccatgaaaaaaatagcaattgtgtttttgacgatcaaaaatgtgaaaattgagccaaaacggttgggcaggcctgcagTAAACCCTCGATCAGTTTGGTCAGTTTGGTAgagtaattttttgtttgattttttttaattgcctgCTTTTAGACTGCATTGCAATCTGGTTATCAAACGCCCTGTCAATCAACGCTTACTTATCTAAAAATACTGTATTTGCGTTAAagcgttgaagttttttttttaacaaaaaaagttttgttttacgatttttttaggTAGGAGAACTGCTGTTCTAAgcataagttttcaaattttatgttgccCACAAAATcattccgaaaaatcaggggacagaagattgatttatttttaaaaaaaactttaacatttttaaagaaatagaaaaaaattgaaaattcaatctagaattatgcgtagaacagcAGGAGAAGTcgttacatattttgaaaaacatttgcaacagtttttttctgttgctgttttttataagtttttggcACAACTAATctggaaaaacattttaaaggaAAATGTTCTACCGCCCCCTtttaaatgttgctccagaaatgtaAACATTCAGTCATCTGAAAAGAGTCTATATCTCGAGAGAcagaaaaatatcacttaactaATATTTTGTACTGTACTGTACTAATATGAAGGTATGtttttctgaaacaaattttaaatattttgccaaATCTgacgaaattttaatttctggagtttttttttaaaaaaggtccaataaaccaaattttcagtttttgctttttgggtgttttttgatacccctgactcaaggcggtttcaaaaacacccaaaaagcaaaaactggaaatttggtttattagaccttttcaaaaaaactctagattttctGTTTGGTAAGTTTCTTCAATTACCTAACTGGCATCCCTTCCCTACGGGTGGAAAAAATCCGCCAGTTTCGTGCGACCGTACTTTTCTCCCTCTCTCCTGTTCCAAACCTACCCCACTTCTCTCTCACATTAACTCTCCTCGGACGGACGGAGAGCGCCTCGTGTGTTGATTGTACGGTCGCCATCTTAAAAGTGTCGGCTAGACGACAGTGcccgtaaattttcaaaatgattttggaAGCGTTTTTGATGGGATTTTTTGGTAAATTATTGATTGCATTCGTTCTTATGCTCATTTAATGTGATTTGATAATACTTGCATAAGAAATTGCTCAAAACAAGGtgcaaaaaaatcttgagaaatTAAGCATTATTCAGCATCATTCACTAATAAAAGTACTCACTGTCGTAGTAGTAGCAAACGCGCTTCTTGCTGTGAGATTGCATTTTCTGGCGGCGGCTTTCCGGcggtttcaaacaaaaacacaaacactgACCGAATGCACTTTTTGTTTATGCTTGCGAGCGCGAAATGCGTTTATTTATGCAGCCTCTTTTGCTGCCTGCctgcccacacacacacacactccctcgcAGTAGGCGGCGCGCGCGATCAGCAGGACAAACGACGGTGGCGGCGTCGCGGCagcacacacagaaaaaaagcacCCAACAGGAGCCAAACACAAACACCTCCGAGCGGGCCGACGGTCGATGCTGTTTTGATTGGTGGGGTGGCATTCTGGCTTCGGCAACGGGCATAAGGAGTTGCTGGGCGAGAGAGGAGAGAGGTTGAGAGAAGCAAAAGCATACAGGGTTGCCGTATTAGCTGTACCTGTTTGTGTGAAAGTATGCATAGTAGGTTGACAAATCTGTACTTATTaagtacacacaaaaaaaaactactgttGGAGCAAGATCATCGTTGATTTAGATagaagtaggggaacagcatctaattccagcgtgcctctaatgttgccatatcagcactttgacgttcaattacagctcattaaaagcgttttaaaCTGAAATCGAGTAATTAATAGCaaaataggaagtgagcaagcatgtttctaaataaagtttgacaaaaaagttgtttaattaGTGCGAGAGCATGCTAGCGAGCTGCAAGAGAGAGCAACGAGCGAAATGCGTTCGACCGGCGGAAGTgaaaatgaagattgtcaatgaaaatgaagattgtgtggaataagacgtgttatttgttaattgcaaaatatctgtgtttttattataaaagaaagtccccgatcacgacagtaTTGCACTGTTTCTACCGTTTCTAcggattagaggtgggcaaatcCGCTCTTTTTTAAGGAGCCGCTCATCTTCGATCGCTTATTAAAAAGATCCGCTCTTTTCAACAGCATTTTTGCTCCTTTCAACATATGGATGTAAAGGATATTATTTAAGAATGGTGCAATTTTTAAAGCTATTTCACAttggaattataaaaaatatttgaaaaaaaaaactgaaaacgagaagatgcccttgaaaaccatataggtcttggcggtctctatgtcaacatttctactcgaacttcgaataattgaatggcatccaaactttaaTCTGGGATTTCGGAGAAATTgctattaattaattttaaaattgtatttgttTCTGTAAAAAAA from Culex quinquefasciatus strain JHB chromosome 3, VPISU_Cqui_1.0_pri_paternal, whole genome shotgun sequence includes:
- the LOC6039110 gene encoding histone deacetylase HDAC1; protein product: MQSHSKKRVCYYYDSDIGNYYYGQGHPMKPHRIRMTHNLLLNYGLYRKMEIYRPHKATADEMTKFHSDDYIRFLRSIRPDNMSEYNKQMQRFNVGEDCPVFDGLYEFCQLSAGGSVAAAVKLNKQASEICINWGGGLHHAKKSEASGFCYVNDIVLGILELLKYHQRVLYIDIDVHHGDGVEEAFYTTDRVMTVSFHKYGEYFPGTGDLRDIGAGRGKYYAVNIPLRDGMDDESYESIFVPIISKVMETFQPSAVVLQCGADSLTGDRLGCFNLTVKGHGKCVEFVKKYNLPFLMVGGGGYTIRNVSRCWTYETSVALGCEIANELPYNDYFEYFGPDFKLHISPSNMSNQNTTEYLEKIKNRLFENLRMLPHAPGVQVQAIPEDAVNDESEDEDKVDKDERLPQTDKDKRIVPDNEFSDSEDEGEGGRRDNRSYKGGARKRPRLEKEPKAEEAKDELEVKAETTADKEETTSTKAGEDSKKETTATVA